A region of Paenibacillus thiaminolyticus DNA encodes the following proteins:
- the nusB gene encoding transcription antitermination factor NusB encodes MKRRIAREMAVQSLYQLEMTDVTPEQAVDMIVSESNQEENEIGLKPEHARAMHDHVLEWVRDTWKKRDEIDALLARYLKGWQVDRLSRVDRQVLRLACYEMAFRTDVPPKVAINEAIILAKHFGTEESGKFVNGVLGQMLRDRSGKQDGADASADASADASADASGSAHSDAMSQRMDPR; translated from the coding sequence ATGAAGAGACGCATTGCCAGAGAGATGGCAGTTCAAAGCTTGTATCAGCTGGAAATGACGGACGTGACCCCTGAACAAGCGGTGGACATGATCGTTTCGGAATCGAATCAAGAAGAGAATGAAATCGGGTTGAAGCCGGAGCACGCGCGGGCGATGCATGACCATGTGCTGGAATGGGTTCGCGATACTTGGAAGAAGCGGGACGAGATCGATGCTCTTCTGGCCCGTTATTTGAAGGGCTGGCAGGTCGACCGGCTGTCGCGGGTCGATCGTCAGGTGCTGCGCCTTGCCTGTTATGAGATGGCGTTCCGGACCGATGTGCCGCCGAAGGTGGCCATCAACGAGGCAATCATTTTGGCCAAGCATTTCGGCACAGAGGAATCGGGCAAATTCGTGAACGGCGTGCTCGGCCAGATGCTGCGCGATCGCAGCGGCAAGCAGGACGGAGCTGACGCGAGCGCAGATGCAAGCGCAGATGCAAGCGCAGACGCAAGCGGAAGTGCTCATTCCGATGCGATGAGCCAGCGGATGGATCCGCGTTAG
- a CDS encoding DUF2273 domain-containing protein translates to MWNEWWESHRNRIIGIAAGIFFGVIYLIAGFWDMLFFALLVFIGYNVGRQQDLKLGPMFPWRRIGLWLSERFDRFK, encoded by the coding sequence ATGTGGAATGAATGGTGGGAGAGTCACAGGAATCGCATCATCGGCATCGCGGCTGGAATTTTTTTCGGCGTCATTTATTTGATCGCCGGATTTTGGGATATGCTATTTTTTGCGCTGCTCGTCTTCATCGGATACAATGTAGGCAGGCAACAAGATTTGAAGCTGGGCCCCATGTTCCCGTGGCGGCGTATCGGATTATGGCTGTCAGAACGGTTTGATAGGTTTAAGTAG
- the amaP gene encoding alkaline shock response membrane anchor protein AmaP, which produces MSKIVDRLFLFIYSFAIGTIAIAVILAASGFISQPIRLTEPFWLQSTVIATAAVLFLLSIRFFYVSIRRERAALPSIDQRTEIGDIKISIETIENLALKAAGRVRGVKDLKARIRTNEAGLDIVIRTVVDGETSIPELTEEVQRQVRDYVQQITGIPVSYVSVYVANVVQTQTFKARVE; this is translated from the coding sequence GTGAGCAAAATTGTGGACAGGCTCTTCCTGTTTATATACAGTTTCGCGATCGGCACGATTGCCATAGCTGTCATTCTTGCCGCTTCAGGCTTCATCTCTCAACCGATTCGGCTGACGGAGCCGTTCTGGCTGCAGTCGACGGTCATCGCGACCGCCGCCGTCTTGTTTTTGTTGAGCATCCGTTTTTTCTATGTGTCGATTCGCAGAGAGCGTGCGGCGCTGCCTTCGATCGATCAGCGGACAGAGATTGGCGATATCAAAATCTCGATTGAGACGATAGAGAACCTGGCGCTCAAGGCGGCCGGACGGGTACGGGGAGTCAAGGACTTGAAGGCCCGCATCCGCACGAATGAGGCCGGTCTGGACATTGTTATCCGGACGGTCGTAGACGGCGAGACATCCATTCCTGAGCTGACGGAGGAGGTCCAGCGCCAAGTTCGCGACTATGTCCAGCAAATTACGGGGATTCCGGTCTCATACGTATCAGTGTATGTGGCGAATGTGGTCCAGACGCAGACCTTCAAAGCGCGAGTGGAATAG
- a CDS encoding Asp23/Gls24 family envelope stress response protein, whose protein sequence is MNQAIASEFERTDLGNIQIAPEVIAVIAGLATIEVEGVEGMSGGFAGGIAEMLGRKNLSKGVKVEVGQREAAVDVNIIIEYGHRIPTVASEIQQNIKRSIEMMTGLHVVEVNVHVHDVHFKSQEKVEETDPARVK, encoded by the coding sequence ATGAATCAGGCAATCGCATCGGAATTTGAGCGCACGGATCTGGGCAACATCCAGATTGCGCCGGAGGTTATTGCAGTTATCGCCGGTCTTGCGACAATCGAAGTGGAAGGCGTAGAAGGCATGAGCGGCGGATTCGCCGGCGGCATCGCAGAGATGCTCGGACGGAAGAACTTGTCCAAGGGCGTGAAGGTAGAAGTAGGACAGCGTGAAGCGGCTGTCGATGTCAATATTATTATTGAGTACGGCCATCGCATTCCTACCGTAGCCAGCGAGATTCAGCAGAACATCAAGCGCTCGATCGAGATGATGACCGGGCTTCATGTGGTGGAAGTGAACGTGCACGTGCATGATGTCCATTTCAAGTCGCAAGAGAAGGTTGAAGAGACGGATCCGGCCCGAGTTAAATAA
- the accC gene encoding acetyl-CoA carboxylase biotin carboxylase subunit: MKFHKILIANRGEIAVRIIRACRELGIATVAVYSEADREALHVRLADEAYCIGPTASKDSYLNFTNLMSVATLTECDAVHPGYGFLAENADFAEICESCGITFIGPSADAIERMGDKSVAKQTMKDAGVPVIPGSDGLVEDLEQALMIARDIGYPVIIKATAGGGGKGIRIAEDEGALIKQMTAAQQEAEKAFGNPGVYLEKYLTGMKHVEIQIIADKHGHAVHLGERDCSVQRRRQKLVEEAPCPVLTPEDRERMGEAAVRAALAVDYSGAGTLEFLLGPDGNFYFMEMNTRIQVEHPVTEMVTGIDLIQEMIRVAQGEPLSFRQEDVVIDGWAIECRINAEDPARNFMPSAGQIGFYLPPGGFGVRVDSAAYPGCQISPHYDSMIAKLIVWAPTREEAIDRMKRALAEFAIEGIHTTIPFHIRLLEHPTFIKGDFDIKFLEEHEV, translated from the coding sequence ATGAAGTTCCATAAGATTTTAATCGCTAACCGCGGTGAGATTGCCGTTCGCATCATTCGCGCCTGCCGCGAGCTCGGTATCGCGACGGTCGCCGTCTATTCGGAGGCGGACAGGGAAGCGCTGCATGTGCGTCTTGCGGACGAAGCCTATTGCATCGGTCCCACCGCGTCCAAGGACAGTTATTTGAACTTTACGAATCTGATGAGTGTCGCCACGTTGACGGAATGCGACGCCGTGCACCCGGGCTACGGGTTCCTGGCGGAGAACGCGGACTTCGCGGAGATCTGCGAATCATGCGGCATTACGTTCATCGGTCCGTCTGCAGACGCCATCGAGCGCATGGGCGACAAATCCGTCGCCAAGCAGACGATGAAGGACGCCGGCGTTCCGGTTATTCCCGGATCGGACGGACTGGTCGAGGATCTGGAGCAGGCGCTTATGATCGCGCGGGATATCGGATATCCCGTCATTATTAAGGCTACCGCAGGCGGCGGAGGCAAAGGAATCCGCATCGCGGAGGACGAAGGAGCCCTGATCAAGCAGATGACGGCTGCTCAGCAGGAAGCCGAGAAAGCGTTCGGCAATCCGGGCGTGTACCTGGAGAAGTATTTAACCGGAATGAAGCATGTGGAAATTCAGATCATTGCCGACAAGCATGGTCATGCCGTTCATTTGGGTGAGCGCGACTGCTCCGTGCAGCGGCGCCGCCAGAAGCTGGTCGAGGAAGCGCCGTGTCCGGTATTGACGCCCGAAGACCGGGAGCGGATGGGAGAAGCCGCGGTTCGGGCCGCGCTGGCTGTCGATTACTCCGGTGCAGGGACGTTGGAGTTTTTGCTCGGGCCGGACGGCAACTTTTACTTTATGGAAATGAATACCCGGATTCAAGTTGAGCATCCGGTGACGGAGATGGTTACGGGAATCGATCTCATTCAGGAGATGATTCGCGTCGCTCAAGGCGAACCTTTATCTTTCCGTCAAGAGGATGTCGTCATTGACGGATGGGCTATAGAGTGCCGCATTAATGCTGAGGATCCGGCACGCAACTTCATGCCTTCGGCCGGCCAGATCGGTTTCTATCTGCCGCCGGGCGGATTTGGCGTTCGCGTCGACAGCGCCGCCTATCCAGGCTGCCAGATCTCGCCGCATTATGATTCGATGATTGCCAAGCTTATTGTGTGGGCGCCGACGCGCGAAGAGGCGATCGACCGCATGAAGCGGGCCTTGGCCGAATTTGCCATCGAGGGCATTCATACGACAATACCGTTTCATATCCGCCTGCTTGAACACCCTACGTTCATCAAGGGCGATTTTGACATTAAGTTTTTGGAAGAACACGAGGTCTAA
- the accB gene encoding acetyl-CoA carboxylase biotin carboxyl carrier protein, translating to MFKISEIKELIKLLDQTSVHELEIENEGCRIAIRKPGKTEVFNVQSAAPLTYPAPAPAAVAAPAEAVTAAAETQPEKKEEQAGLVRIVSPMVGTFYSAPSPESPPYVKAGDKINEKTVVCILEAMKLMNELEAEVKGEIVEVLATNGQLVEFGQPLFLVKPE from the coding sequence TTGTTCAAAATTAGCGAAATCAAGGAACTGATCAAGCTCCTGGACCAGACATCCGTGCATGAACTGGAAATAGAGAACGAAGGCTGCCGCATCGCGATCCGGAAGCCCGGCAAGACTGAGGTGTTCAATGTACAGTCGGCCGCGCCGCTTACATATCCAGCGCCTGCGCCAGCAGCGGTCGCTGCCCCTGCAGAGGCGGTCACGGCAGCGGCTGAGACACAGCCGGAGAAGAAGGAAGAGCAGGCGGGCTTGGTCCGCATCGTATCCCCTATGGTCGGCACCTTCTACAGTGCGCCTTCGCCGGAATCACCGCCGTATGTCAAGGCGGGCGACAAGATTAACGAGAAGACGGTTGTGTGCATTCTGGAAGCGATGAAATTGATGAACGAGCTGGAAGCCGAGGTCAAGGGCGAGATTGTCGAGGTGCTAGCAACGAACGGCCAATTGGTCGAATTCGGCCAGCCTTTATTCCTGGTGAAGCCAGAATGA